In Pantoea cypripedii, the following proteins share a genomic window:
- a CDS encoding FGGY family carbohydrate kinase, producing MAGPLILAIDEGTTNAKAIAVDRSGTVVARGSQPLTLAHPQPGLAEQDPLAIWQAVKQAVTDCLAQCGGAPVAAVAISNQRESVLIWQRRDGQPLTPLVSWQDRRSESFCRDLRQAGKAARITGLTGLAVDPMFPAAKLTGMLATLPDGLVRAQAGELCIGTVDSWLSWQLTGGECFVTDHANAARTQLYSLHAGDWDDELLALFHIPRAALPQIVPSASAQGVVTIGDIPGLAPGTPLLARIGDSHAALQAQRNGSEEVVKATYGTGSSLMMSMATPLLTDNGLSTTVAWHDGTLRFAFEGNITHTGSGAAWLGRMIGVSDPRELTRMAQSTPDNQGVYFVPALSGLGAPWWDLKARGMLCGLTDAATPAVLARVALESITFQIADVFFAMEQASGVQLATLCVDGSATENSWLMQLQADVLQRPLHRAPTPEVSALGAALLAGRTLGWWQQGSEMAALQGGSVIYPQEERAQQIQENYKGWLDAVSRCRYQPH from the coding sequence ATGGCAGGGCCGTTAATACTGGCGATTGATGAGGGCACCACCAACGCCAAGGCGATTGCCGTGGACCGCAGCGGCACGGTGGTAGCGCGTGGCAGCCAGCCGCTGACGCTGGCCCATCCACAGCCGGGGCTGGCGGAGCAGGACCCGCTGGCGATCTGGCAGGCGGTAAAACAGGCGGTGACGGATTGCCTGGCACAATGTGGCGGTGCGCCGGTCGCCGCTGTGGCGATCAGCAATCAACGTGAGTCGGTGCTGATCTGGCAGCGGCGTGACGGGCAGCCGCTCACCCCGCTGGTGAGCTGGCAGGACCGCCGTTCCGAATCGTTCTGCCGTGATTTGCGCCAGGCGGGCAAAGCGGCACGCATCACCGGCCTGACCGGGCTGGCGGTTGACCCGATGTTTCCCGCCGCCAAACTGACCGGCATGCTGGCGACGCTGCCGGACGGTCTGGTGCGCGCGCAGGCAGGAGAGCTGTGCATCGGCACCGTTGATAGCTGGTTAAGCTGGCAACTCACCGGCGGCGAGTGTTTTGTGACCGACCATGCCAATGCGGCCCGCACCCAGTTGTATAGCCTGCATGCGGGAGACTGGGATGATGAGCTGCTGGCGTTGTTTCATATTCCGCGCGCCGCCCTGCCACAAATTGTCCCTTCTGCCAGTGCGCAGGGAGTGGTGACCATTGGAGATATTCCCGGTTTAGCGCCCGGTACGCCGCTGCTGGCGCGTATCGGTGATTCCCATGCGGCGTTACAGGCGCAGCGCAACGGCAGCGAAGAGGTGGTGAAAGCCACGTACGGCACCGGATCGTCCCTGATGATGTCGATGGCAACGCCGTTGCTGACGGACAACGGCCTCAGCACCACGGTGGCCTGGCATGACGGCACCCTACGTTTTGCCTTTGAGGGCAATATCACCCACACCGGTTCTGGCGCCGCCTGGCTCGGACGCATGATCGGCGTCAGTGATCCACGGGAACTGACGCGCATGGCGCAAAGCACGCCAGATAACCAGGGTGTCTATTTTGTTCCGGCGCTGTCCGGACTGGGCGCGCCCTGGTGGGATCTGAAAGCCCGCGGCATGTTATGCGGCTTAACCGATGCGGCAACACCTGCGGTGCTGGCGCGAGTGGCACTGGAATCGATCACCTTTCAGATCGCCGATGTGTTTTTCGCCATGGAACAGGCGAGTGGCGTGCAGTTAGCGACGCTGTGCGTGGATGGCAGCGCCACGGAAAACAGCTGGCTGATGCAGTTGCAGGCCGATGTGTTGCAGCGTCCGTTGCACCGGGCGCCGACGCCGGAAGTCTCGGCGCTGGGCGCGGCATTGCTGGCCGGACGTACGCTGGGCTGGTGGCAGCAGGGCAGTGAAATGGCGGCATTGCAGGGTGGCAGCGTGATCTATCCGCAGGAGGAGCGGGCGCAACAGATACAGGAAAACTATAAAGGCTGGCTCGACGCAGTGTCACGCTGCCGTTATCAGCCCCATTAG
- a CDS encoding flagellar brake protein, with translation MKEADKEQYLKRGTLAVLNVMKDLLRYQTPLMVSVSHSQFISRMLATDEDQVIFDLGSNAQDNALALSSGEVNIAAETQGAKVEFSLSGLQQVTYEGLPAFSAPLPELVWQIQRREFFRVSAPMEPVFWCHSEWPDGNKVRFRLQDLSLGGIGVLVDEKLPEGLSQGDSFKHLRVELGEYGHFEVTAQLLHIGERSTVTSKNETRTTPRLSFRFTAIEPVQERQLQQVIFALERLARDKANRFQ, from the coding sequence GTGAAAGAAGCCGACAAAGAACAATATCTAAAACGAGGCACATTGGCGGTTCTGAATGTGATGAAAGACCTGTTACGTTATCAGACCCCGTTGATGGTGAGCGTCTCCCACAGTCAGTTTATCAGCCGGATGCTGGCAACGGACGAAGATCAGGTGATCTTCGATCTCGGCAGCAATGCGCAGGATAACGCCCTGGCGTTAAGTAGCGGCGAAGTCAACATCGCGGCGGAAACCCAGGGGGCGAAAGTGGAGTTCAGCCTGAGCGGTTTGCAGCAAGTGACTTATGAAGGGCTGCCTGCCTTTAGCGCCCCTTTGCCCGAACTGGTGTGGCAAATTCAGCGGCGTGAATTTTTCCGCGTGAGTGCGCCGATGGAACCGGTGTTCTGGTGCCACAGTGAATGGCCGGACGGCAACAAAGTGCGTTTTCGCTTGCAGGATCTGTCGCTGGGCGGCATTGGGGTGCTGGTGGATGAAAAACTGCCCGAAGGCCTGAGTCAGGGCGACTCGTTTAAACATCTGCGCGTTGAACTGGGGGAATATGGTCATTTTGAGGTGACAGCGCAGCTGCTGCATATCGGCGAACGCAGCACCGTCACCAGCAAAAATGAAACCCGTACTACCCCACGGCTGAGTTTCCGCTTTACCGCGATCGAACCAGTGCAGGAACGCCAGTTGCAGCAGGTGATCTTTGCGCTGGAACGCCTGGCGCGCGACAAGGCGAATCGATTCCAGTAA
- a CDS encoding GlsB/YeaQ/YmgE family stress response membrane protein — protein MGIISWIIFGLVAGIIAKWIMPGKDGGGFIMTVVLGVVGAVVGGWISTLFGFGKVDGFNFGSFVVAVIGAIVVLWIYRKVRS, from the coding sequence ATGGGTATCATTTCATGGATTATTTTTGGCTTGGTTGCCGGGATTATTGCTAAATGGATTATGCCAGGTAAGGACGGCGGCGGATTTATCATGACCGTGGTTCTCGGCGTGGTGGGTGCGGTTGTCGGCGGCTGGATCAGTACCCTGTTTGGCTTTGGTAAGGTGGATGGATTTAACTTCGGCAGCTTCGTGGTGGCGGTGATTGGTGCCATCGTGGTGCTGTGGATTTACCGTAAAGTTCGCAGTTAG
- a CDS encoding TonB-dependent siderophore receptor: protein MTRLFTLNRCRVLCTLALALPGLSVAEDSLVVTAQPQESATSPTQGYLVTRSSGASKTDQPLITTPQSISVVTRQQMDDQGATDLNQALNYTPGVFTNFGGAATRYDTISLRGFHGGDVDNTFLDGLRVMSDGGSFNILQVDPWFLDRIDVIKGPSSALYGQTVPGGLVNMVSKRPQFSEEGHFRLSTGTHATNSAAFDYTNAINDQWAFRLTGITRNSDTQYDHTREEKYAISPQLMWQPDEDTSLILRAYLQKDPSGGYHGSVPAEGTLYSHNGRKLSDSFYEGDSALDQFKRHEQIYSYDFSHRFNEVWSVHTTGSYSHSNVDLDQVYQIGWDATNPDLLTRYYSGERSSLSAWATDNQLQADFSTGALQHRVTLGAEYHRYKNDILSASGYASSLNPWTGEAVGTMPDYDWAAETRRYYQTGLYLQDELQLDRWHMDLSGRYDRIVSENGTSRRQDDHISGRAALLYAFDNGISPYVSWSQAITPASLTDPNGNQLKPTTSEQYEAGVKYQPVGTRDMYSIAVYDLTQNDVANRDVISGTYTPSGKVHSQGIELEARNQLTPRFSTIAGYTLNHLRFKDSVDGNDGHTPYVTPNSMASFWGHYQFDYGLSAGAGVRYIGKQWADNENTTRLPSVTLFDASVRADLSAWHSGLKGAWLQVTANNLTDRKYLAACYGTGYCYRGAERTVTATIGYDF from the coding sequence ATGACCCGCCTGTTTACCCTCAATCGTTGCCGTGTGTTGTGCACGCTGGCACTGGCGTTACCCGGCCTCAGCGTTGCTGAAGACTCATTGGTCGTCACCGCTCAACCGCAGGAAAGCGCCACCTCGCCGACCCAGGGCTACCTTGTCACCCGCAGCAGCGGCGCGAGTAAAACTGACCAGCCGCTTATCACCACGCCGCAGTCGATTTCGGTAGTCACACGGCAGCAGATGGATGATCAGGGGGCAACCGATCTTAATCAGGCTTTGAATTACACCCCCGGCGTGTTTACCAACTTTGGTGGTGCCGCGACCCGTTATGACACCATCTCGCTGCGCGGCTTCCACGGTGGCGATGTGGATAACACCTTCCTCGACGGCCTGCGCGTAATGAGCGATGGCGGCAGCTTCAATATTTTGCAGGTGGACCCGTGGTTTCTTGATCGTATCGATGTGATCAAAGGCCCCTCCTCGGCGTTATATGGTCAGACGGTGCCGGGTGGCCTGGTGAATATGGTGAGTAAACGCCCGCAGTTCTCTGAAGAGGGGCACTTCCGGCTGTCAACCGGCACCCATGCCACCAACAGCGCTGCCTTTGATTACACCAACGCGATAAACGATCAATGGGCATTTCGTCTCACCGGCATCACCCGCAACAGCGACACGCAATACGATCATACCCGTGAAGAGAAGTACGCCATTTCGCCCCAGCTGATGTGGCAACCGGACGAAGATACCAGCCTGATTCTGCGTGCTTACCTGCAAAAAGATCCTTCCGGTGGCTATCACGGTTCGGTGCCTGCCGAAGGTACGTTGTACAGCCATAATGGCCGCAAGCTGAGCGACAGTTTCTATGAAGGGGATAGCGCCCTCGATCAATTCAAACGTCATGAGCAGATCTATAGCTATGATTTCTCCCATCGTTTCAATGAAGTGTGGTCGGTGCATACCACCGGCAGCTACAGCCACTCCAATGTTGATCTGGACCAGGTCTACCAGATTGGCTGGGATGCCACCAACCCGGACCTGCTGACCCGTTATTATTCCGGTGAACGCTCCTCGCTGTCGGCCTGGGCGACGGATAACCAGTTGCAGGCGGATTTCAGCACCGGCGCATTGCAGCATCGTGTCACCCTCGGCGCTGAGTATCATCGTTATAAGAACGATATTTTGAGTGCCAGCGGCTATGCCAGCTCACTCAATCCGTGGACCGGCGAAGCGGTGGGTACCATGCCGGATTACGACTGGGCCGCAGAGACGCGCCGTTACTATCAGACCGGTCTCTATTTACAGGATGAGTTACAGCTGGATCGCTGGCATATGGATCTTTCCGGCCGTTATGATCGTATCGTCTCCGAAAATGGCACCAGCCGCCGCCAGGACGACCATATCAGTGGCCGCGCGGCCCTGTTATATGCCTTCGATAATGGTATCTCCCCTTATGTCAGCTGGAGCCAGGCGATCACCCCAGCCTCGCTGACCGATCCCAATGGCAACCAGTTGAAACCGACCACCTCCGAGCAATATGAGGCCGGGGTGAAATACCAGCCGGTGGGCACGCGGGATATGTACTCGATCGCGGTGTACGACCTGACGCAGAACGATGTCGCCAACCGTGACGTGATATCCGGCACCTATACACCTTCCGGCAAGGTCCATTCACAGGGGATCGAACTGGAGGCACGTAATCAGCTGACCCCACGCTTCAGCACCATTGCCGGATATACTCTGAACCATCTGCGCTTTAAGGACTCGGTGGATGGCAACGATGGCCATACGCCTTACGTCACCCCTAACAGCATGGCATCCTTCTGGGGGCATTATCAGTTTGATTACGGCCTGAGCGCCGGGGCGGGCGTGCGTTACATCGGTAAGCAATGGGCAGATAACGAAAACACCACACGTCTGCCGTCGGTGACGCTGTTTGATGCTTCAGTGCGTGCTGATTTGAGCGCGTGGCATTCAGGTCTGAAAGGGGCGTGGTTGCAGGTGACGGCCAATAACCTGACTGACCGTAAATACCTCGCAGCCTGTTATGGTACCGGTTATTGCTACCGTGGTGCGGAACGTACCGTGACGGCAACCATTGGTTATGATTTTTAA
- the treA gene encoding alpha,alpha-trehalase TreA, with translation MIKNVVFTPGHLRLLLSTALLMGSVVAGAADNNRMLSSQPQPPDVRLGPLFNAVQQAKFYPDQKTFADAVPKYNPSSILADWQMQKNQRNFDLKHFVDANFTLPATQDKYVPPAGQSLRAHIDGLWPVLTRSTPNTGQYDSLLPLPKPYVVPGGRFREVYYWDSYFTMLGLAESGHWDRVQDMVDNFASELDRYGHIPNGNRSYYLSRSQPPFFSLMIDLLATHDGDGVYTKYLPQLQKEYDYWMAGSDKIAAGQASQRVVKLSDGTLLNRYWDDRDVPRTESWMDDVNTAQKAPQRDKKQVYRDLRAGAASGWDFSSRWFTDAHNLASIRTTQLVPVDLNSLLFHLEQTLAKAAKLAKNNDQAQQFAAQAEKRQAAINRYLWNEQQGWYADYNWQKKQVQPQLTAATLFPLYMQLASDKQADRTATAVEKQLLKPGGLVTTTVNNGQQWDAPNGWAPLQWVAVTGLEHYKQPQLAQQIGQRFLQNVQMTYDKQHKLVEKYVVEGAQLGGGGGGEYPLQDGFGWTNGVTLMLLDKYCPKDKTCNSARDIPNMPTLTATH, from the coding sequence ATGATAAAAAATGTCGTATTCACGCCGGGGCATCTTCGCCTGTTGCTCAGTACCGCCCTGCTGATGGGGTCTGTCGTTGCCGGGGCCGCAGATAACAACCGTATGCTCAGTAGCCAGCCACAACCACCGGACGTGCGTCTCGGGCCACTCTTCAATGCCGTTCAGCAGGCTAAATTTTATCCGGACCAGAAAACCTTTGCCGATGCGGTCCCGAAATATAATCCCTCTTCGATTCTTGCCGACTGGCAGATGCAAAAGAACCAGCGCAACTTCGATTTAAAACATTTCGTTGATGCCAACTTCACCCTGCCAGCCACGCAGGATAAATATGTGCCGCCAGCCGGGCAGAGCCTGCGTGCGCATATTGATGGCCTGTGGCCGGTCCTGACGCGTTCTACCCCCAACACCGGGCAGTACGACTCGCTACTGCCGCTGCCGAAACCTTATGTGGTGCCCGGCGGTCGCTTCCGTGAGGTTTATTACTGGGACAGCTACTTCACCATGCTCGGTCTGGCGGAGAGCGGCCACTGGGATCGGGTGCAGGATATGGTGGATAACTTTGCTTCTGAGCTTGATCGCTACGGCCATATCCCTAACGGCAACCGCAGCTACTATCTGAGCCGCTCACAACCGCCGTTTTTTAGCCTGATGATTGATTTGCTGGCAACCCATGACGGTGATGGCGTTTACACGAAGTACCTGCCGCAGTTGCAGAAGGAATATGACTACTGGATGGCAGGCAGTGACAAGATCGCCGCAGGCCAGGCCAGCCAGAGGGTGGTCAAACTGAGTGATGGTACCCTGCTTAACCGCTACTGGGACGATCGCGATGTGCCACGCACCGAATCCTGGATGGATGATGTCAACACCGCGCAGAAGGCCCCGCAACGCGATAAAAAGCAGGTCTATCGCGATCTGCGTGCAGGTGCAGCCTCCGGCTGGGACTTTAGTTCCCGCTGGTTTACCGATGCGCATAATCTGGCCTCGATCCGCACCACGCAACTGGTGCCTGTTGACCTGAACAGCCTGCTGTTTCACCTCGAACAAACCTTAGCCAAAGCGGCGAAGCTGGCGAAAAACAACGATCAGGCACAGCAATTTGCCGCACAGGCGGAAAAACGCCAGGCGGCGATCAATCGCTATCTGTGGAATGAGCAGCAGGGTTGGTACGCCGATTACAACTGGCAGAAAAAGCAGGTACAACCGCAGCTAACCGCCGCCACCCTGTTCCCGCTTTATATGCAGCTCGCCAGTGATAAACAGGCGGATCGCACTGCCACTGCGGTGGAGAAACAGCTGCTGAAACCCGGTGGACTGGTGACCACCACGGTGAATAACGGCCAGCAATGGGATGCACCGAATGGCTGGGCTCCCCTGCAATGGGTGGCAGTGACCGGACTGGAGCATTATAAGCAACCGCAACTGGCACAGCAGATTGGTCAGCGCTTCCTGCAAAACGTCCAGATGACTTACGACAAACAGCACAAGCTGGTGGAAAAATATGTGGTGGAAGGCGCACAGCTCGGCGGTGGCGGCGGCGGTGAATACCCCCTGCAAGACGGCTTCGGCTGGACCAACGGCGTGACGCTAATGCTGCTCGACAAATATTGTCCGAAAGATAAAACCTGTAATAGCGCACGGGATATCCCCAATATGCCGACGCTGACTGCCACACATTAA
- the ghrA gene encoding glyoxylate/hydroxypyruvate reductase GhrA, giving the protein MEIIWYHPSIDPESWLSGLQQRLPQAQVRYWQPGDNAPADYAVVRSPPVEMLSGRALKGVFGMGAGVDEILNQVQLHPHMLGDNVPLFRLEDTGMAQQMQEYATWCVLGWFRRFADYQRLQQQAQWQQLDGYTRENFTIGILGAGVLGSSVAQSLVQWGFPVRCWSRSPKSLAGIETFYGADQLAAFLDGTQVLIDLLPATPQTTHLIDKKLFACLPQGAFFLNIARGAHVVEDDLLAALNSGQLAAATLDVFQTEPLPADHPLWSHPHVTITPHNAAMTLPQETMDYIADAILKLEQGLPAPGLVDRQRGY; this is encoded by the coding sequence ATGGAGATCATCTGGTATCACCCGTCGATAGACCCGGAGAGCTGGCTCAGTGGGTTACAACAGCGATTACCGCAGGCGCAGGTGCGTTACTGGCAGCCAGGGGATAACGCTCCGGCGGATTACGCGGTGGTACGTTCGCCGCCAGTGGAAATGCTGAGTGGGCGTGCATTGAAAGGGGTATTCGGCATGGGCGCGGGCGTAGACGAAATCCTCAATCAGGTTCAGCTTCACCCGCACATGCTGGGGGATAATGTCCCGTTATTCCGGCTGGAAGATACCGGGATGGCACAACAGATGCAGGAATATGCTACCTGGTGTGTGCTGGGCTGGTTTCGTCGCTTCGCTGACTATCAACGCCTGCAACAGCAGGCGCAGTGGCAGCAGCTTGATGGTTACACGCGGGAAAATTTCACCATTGGCATCCTCGGCGCGGGCGTACTGGGCAGCAGTGTAGCGCAGAGCCTGGTCCAGTGGGGTTTCCCGGTGCGTTGCTGGAGCCGTTCACCGAAATCCCTCGCGGGTATTGAAACCTTTTATGGCGCTGACCAACTGGCGGCCTTCCTTGATGGCACCCAGGTATTGATTGACCTGTTGCCAGCCACACCGCAAACCACCCATCTGATCGATAAAAAATTGTTTGCCTGTCTGCCGCAGGGCGCGTTTTTCCTTAATATCGCGCGCGGTGCGCATGTGGTGGAGGACGATTTGCTGGCGGCACTCAACAGCGGGCAGCTGGCGGCCGCGACGCTGGATGTGTTCCAGACTGAGCCGTTACCGGCAGACCATCCGCTGTGGTCACATCCGCATGTCACAATTACGCCACATAATGCCGCAATGACGTTGCCGCAAGAGACGATGGATTATATTGCAGATGCCATACTTAAGCTGGAGCAAGGGCTACCGGCTCCCGGTCTGGTTGATCGTCAGCGCGGTTATTAA
- a CDS encoding phosphatase, whose translation MYPVDLHMHTVASTHAYSTLHDYVVQAKQNGLKLFAITDHGPDMADAPHYWHFVNMRIWPRVIDGVGVLRGIEANIKNQQGEIDCSGPMLDALDLIVAGFHEPVYAPRDKAHHTEAMIAAMAGGLVHIISHPGNPKFPVDIRAIAEAAAHYDVALEINNSSFTHSRPGSEPNCRAIAEAVRDAGGRLAFGSDSHTAFTLGNFEHCLRITREVDFPEDRVLNVTPRRLLDFLEQRTGKHIAELADF comes from the coding sequence ATGTATCCCGTCGATTTACATATGCATACCGTTGCCAGTACCCATGCCTACAGCACGCTGCATGACTATGTCGTGCAGGCGAAACAAAACGGTCTGAAGCTGTTCGCGATTACCGATCACGGTCCGGATATGGCCGATGCGCCGCATTACTGGCACTTCGTTAACATGCGCATCTGGCCGCGCGTGATTGATGGTGTTGGTGTGCTGCGTGGCATTGAAGCCAATATCAAAAATCAGCAGGGCGAGATCGACTGTAGCGGCCCAATGCTGGACGCGCTGGATTTGATCGTCGCTGGTTTCCATGAGCCGGTGTATGCCCCGCGCGATAAAGCTCACCATACCGAAGCGATGATCGCGGCGATGGCTGGCGGCCTGGTGCATATCATCAGCCATCCGGGTAACCCGAAATTCCCGGTCGATATCCGCGCCATTGCCGAAGCGGCGGCGCATTATGATGTGGCGCTGGAGATCAACAACTCGTCGTTCACCCATTCACGCCCAGGCAGTGAGCCCAACTGTCGCGCTATCGCTGAAGCGGTGCGTGATGCCGGAGGCCGTCTGGCGTTTGGTTCAGATTCCCATACCGCCTTTACTCTTGGTAATTTCGAGCATTGTTTGCGCATTACGCGGGAAGTGGATTTTCCCGAAGATCGCGTGTTAAATGTCACGCCGCGCCGCCTGCTCGATTTTCTTGAGCAGCGTACCGGCAAGCATATTGCCGAACTGGCGGATTTTTAG
- a CDS encoding helix-turn-helix domain-containing protein: MSKQYIYDETGKPQFVVLPVSEYEKLLSDAEGEWEPIPIVAGEHDDETIPNDVVNIMMDQDISLQAAWRVRIGLSQYDVAEKLGMTQSAISQLERKDSKPQKKTRERLAKLYGCRPEQLIL; this comes from the coding sequence ATGTCAAAACAGTACATTTATGATGAAACAGGTAAGCCACAGTTTGTTGTACTTCCTGTTTCAGAATACGAAAAATTACTCTCAGATGCTGAAGGCGAGTGGGAGCCGATTCCCATCGTCGCTGGCGAACATGACGATGAAACCATACCCAATGATGTTGTTAATATCATGATGGATCAGGATATCAGCTTACAGGCAGCATGGCGTGTTCGCATTGGCCTGTCGCAATATGACGTAGCTGAAAAACTCGGCATGACGCAAAGTGCAATTTCCCAGCTAGAGCGTAAAGACAGCAAACCGCAGAAAAAAACCAGAGAGCGCCTGGCAAAGCTCTATGGTTGTCGCCCAGAACAGCTCATTCTCTAA
- a CDS encoding type II toxin-antitoxin system RelE family toxin: MVEVIWSKHALKQLAKIDSRYHKAIREKTNQLVFFPAVSLDIKKLQDRELQYRLRVGDYRIIFELIDGEPVVITIQEVKRRTTRTY, from the coding sequence ATGGTTGAAGTGATTTGGTCGAAGCATGCATTGAAGCAACTAGCCAAAATCGATAGCCGTTACCATAAAGCCATAAGAGAAAAGACGAATCAGTTAGTCTTCTTCCCTGCTGTATCTCTGGATATTAAGAAGTTGCAGGATCGCGAACTTCAGTACCGATTGCGCGTTGGGGATTACAGAATAATCTTTGAACTAATTGATGGTGAACCGGTAGTGATAACGATTCAGGAAGTTAAACGCAGAACCACCAGAACTTACTGA
- a CDS encoding TorD/DmsD family molecular chaperone, with protein MNEFSILCRVIGSLFNRQPQDPLLMPLFTLLREGKLQAQWPLEQDELLTRLQQNSDPQALAADYNALFVGSDCSVPPYASQWPNGPTEAEVRAFLSSRGMPLGEAPADHFGQLLLAASWLEDQSAEDESAAQLALFDDYLLPWCGAFLGKVEAHASTAFYRTLAMLSREAIQAMRDELAESEDDAE; from the coding sequence ATGAATGAGTTTTCCATTCTTTGCCGCGTCATCGGCTCGCTGTTCAATCGTCAGCCGCAGGATCCGCTGCTGATGCCGCTGTTCACCTTGTTACGTGAAGGCAAATTACAGGCGCAGTGGCCGCTGGAGCAGGATGAGCTGCTGACCCGGCTGCAACAGAACAGCGACCCGCAGGCGCTGGCGGCGGATTACAACGCCTTGTTCGTGGGCAGTGATTGCAGCGTGCCGCCTTACGCTTCGCAGTGGCCGAACGGGCCAACCGAAGCTGAGGTGCGCGCGTTTCTTAGCTCGCGTGGCATGCCGCTGGGTGAAGCCCCTGCGGATCATTTCGGTCAGTTGCTGCTGGCGGCTTCCTGGCTGGAAGACCAGTCGGCGGAAGATGAGTCTGCCGCACAACTGGCGCTGTTTGATGATTACCTGCTGCCGTGGTGCGGTGCGTTCCTGGGCAAAGTGGAAGCCCATGCCAGCACCGCGTTCTACCGCACGCTGGCGATGCTGAGCCGCGAAGCGATTCAGGCGATGCGCGACGAACTGGCGGAAAGCGAAGACGACGCGGAGTAA
- a CDS encoding CoA transferase — protein sequence MDYSLAAALWQQMWQGLRGADDTAPPLAFSQPDTFRSCYAVSELAATSIGLATQALSDLLGRPAPVSVNVRLASRWFQHSFIPLNRPSAALWDPFAGDYATGDGWIRLHTNAAHHRQAMESVLGVHADRAALAAEVMQWSAGTLEQAIVDAGGCAAEMRSVQQWQQHPQGIAVSQEPLFAQQAIAGGTIPDWPLSAARPLYGIRVLDLTRIIAGPVATRFLASLGARVLRIDPPGWQEPTLEEEITSGKRCARLDLKSRDGLAQLRSLLMQADVLVHGYRADALEKLGLDAATRQQLSPGLVDVSLNAWGWSGPWRNRRGFDSLVQMASGIAHQGMQWSGSATPTPLPVQALDHATGYMLAAAVLEGLRHRRNHGTGWQARLSLARTALLLQQHGFAPGNEQTGIASQADDALPALEITHWGIGARLRAASYLPGTPQLWATPGVPLGSSAPRW from the coding sequence ATGGATTATTCACTCGCTGCCGCACTCTGGCAGCAGATGTGGCAGGGATTACGCGGCGCAGACGACACTGCGCCCCCACTGGCCTTTTCCCAACCCGATACCTTTCGTTCCTGCTACGCCGTCAGTGAACTGGCGGCCACCAGCATCGGTCTCGCCACCCAGGCGCTGAGCGATTTACTGGGCCGTCCGGCACCGGTAAGCGTTAATGTGCGGCTGGCCTCGCGCTGGTTTCAGCATAGCTTTATCCCCCTGAATCGCCCGTCTGCGGCGCTGTGGGACCCGTTTGCCGGTGACTACGCGACTGGCGACGGCTGGATTCGCCTGCACACCAACGCAGCGCATCATCGTCAGGCGATGGAAAGCGTGCTTGGCGTTCATGCGGATCGCGCCGCGCTGGCGGCAGAAGTGATGCAGTGGTCGGCCGGGACACTGGAACAGGCAATAGTGGATGCGGGTGGCTGCGCCGCCGAAATGCGCAGCGTGCAGCAATGGCAGCAACATCCACAGGGGATTGCCGTCAGCCAGGAGCCGTTGTTCGCCCAGCAGGCCATAGCAGGCGGGACGATCCCCGACTGGCCGCTCAGCGCGGCGCGGCCATTGTACGGCATCCGCGTGCTGGATTTGACGCGCATCATTGCTGGTCCGGTCGCCACACGTTTTCTCGCCAGTCTCGGTGCGCGGGTGTTGCGTATCGATCCCCCCGGCTGGCAGGAACCGACGCTGGAAGAGGAGATCACCAGCGGCAAACGCTGCGCGCGGCTAGACCTGAAAAGCCGTGACGGGCTGGCACAGCTACGTAGCTTACTGATGCAGGCTGATGTGCTGGTGCATGGCTATCGCGCCGATGCGCTGGAAAAACTGGGGCTGGATGCTGCCACACGCCAGCAACTGTCACCGGGGCTGGTGGATGTCAGCCTGAATGCCTGGGGATGGAGTGGTCCGTGGCGCAACCGACGCGGTTTTGACAGCCTGGTGCAGATGGCGAGCGGCATTGCACATCAGGGGATGCAGTGGAGCGGAAGCGCAACACCGACGCCCTTACCGGTGCAGGCGCTGGATCACGCCACCGGTTATATGCTGGCAGCGGCGGTGCTGGAAGGATTACGCCATCGGCGCAACCACGGCACCGGCTGGCAGGCGCGTTTGTCGCTGGCACGTACCGCTCTGCTGTTGCAGCAGCACGGTTTTGCGCCAGGCAATGAACAGACCGGCATCGCCTCGCAAGCGGACGATGCCCTGCCCGCACTGGAAATTACCCACTGGGGCATTGGTGCAAGGCTGCGTGCCGCGTCCTATTTGCCCGGCACACCCCAGCTGTGGGCGACACCGGGTGTACCTCTCGGCAGCAGCGCTCCCCGCTGGTAA